One Tamlana carrageenivorans genomic region harbors:
- a CDS encoding energy transducer TonB: MKTKKNPEIEIGRHSSIYFAIGLNLMLFFTWQALEYKTYDSKEVSIEALVVEKQFEEDIPIVQLNTPPPPPPPASVTEAIKIVEDVVEVEETVIESSEIGLEDAVSVEPIPVAVQAVEVEEVEEEVEVPFAVIEKVPVFPGCEGLTKQAAIDCFKNKVTEHITKNFRYPQAALDLEIQGRVSVIFVIDSQGRISSIKSRGPDEILENEAERIISLLPKMTPGTQRGVPVKVSYAVPIFFKYRVQ; the protein is encoded by the coding sequence ATGAAAACTAAAAAGAATCCTGAGATCGAAATTGGGAGACATAGCAGCATTTATTTTGCTATAGGATTAAACTTGATGTTGTTTTTTACTTGGCAAGCTTTAGAGTATAAAACTTACGATTCCAAAGAAGTAAGTATAGAAGCTTTGGTTGTTGAAAAACAATTTGAGGAAGACATCCCAATTGTACAATTGAATACCCCACCGCCACCTCCTCCTCCAGCATCAGTTACAGAGGCTATTAAAATTGTTGAAGATGTTGTTGAGGTAGAAGAAACTGTTATCGAAAGCTCTGAAATTGGGCTCGAAGATGCCGTTAGTGTAGAGCCCATTCCTGTTGCTGTTCAAGCCGTAGAAGTAGAAGAAGTAGAAGAAGAGGTTGAAGTGCCTTTTGCTGTTATCGAGAAGGTCCCTGTGTTTCCTGGTTGCGAAGGTCTTACTAAACAGGCTGCCATAGATTGTTTTAAAAATAAAGTAACAGAGCACATCACGAAAAACTTTAGGTATCCCCAAGCCGCTTTAGATTTAGAGATTCAGGGGCGTGTTTCTGTTATTTTTGTTATTGATAGTCAAGGGCGTATCTCTTCCATAAAATCAAGAGGACCCGATGAGATTTTAGAGAATGAAGCTGAGCGTATTATTAGTTTGTTGCCAAAAATGACGCCTGGAACGCAACGCGGTGTGCCTGTAAAAGTATCATATGCCGTACCTATCTTTTTTAAGTATAGAGTGCAATAG
- a CDS encoding 2TM domain-containing protein, with amino-acid sequence MSKLLKNIILTFVIGSVVFVIGSLISGAFYTNSTNKIFIDFVFYQLYAFVLGFSNIYFFGYLDRLNWKQGAWKKRIAIGIVGAVLITLVGLFVLRASTATLYYGVDFKAFISGEKLKYYQFGLWITLTIVAVFHVIYYYNKYQQNKLKEQKVIAGTASAKFDALKNQLDPHFLFNSLNVLTSLIEENPKNAQKFTAGLSKVYRYVLEQKNKELVTVNEELQFAKTYMSLLKMRFEDSIVFHMPEQATNPESKVVPLSLQLLLENAVKHNMVTPNKPLHITIFEDGNNLVVENNFQPKQIVKKSSGVGLNNINQRYNLLTHRKINITKEANRFAVAIPMLTKQISIMRTHTSQSQLDDSYVRARKHVEELKGFYYSLASYFVVIPFLIFVNYKSYWGFQWFWFPMFGWGIGLVIQAFRVFVDDGAFGRNWEKRKIEQFMKEEKNQWN; translated from the coding sequence ATGTCAAAACTCTTAAAAAATATCATTCTAACCTTCGTAATAGGAAGTGTCGTTTTTGTAATTGGCAGTTTAATTTCTGGTGCTTTTTATACAAATAGCACTAATAAAATCTTTATCGATTTTGTGTTTTATCAATTGTATGCTTTTGTACTAGGGTTTTCAAATATATATTTCTTTGGTTATTTAGACCGTTTAAATTGGAAACAAGGCGCGTGGAAAAAACGTATAGCAATAGGTATTGTTGGTGCAGTCCTCATCACTTTAGTAGGCCTTTTTGTGCTACGAGCATCTACAGCTACCCTGTATTATGGTGTAGATTTTAAAGCCTTTATTAGTGGTGAAAAATTAAAATATTACCAATTTGGCCTTTGGATTACCCTTACCATTGTAGCTGTTTTTCATGTAATTTACTACTACAATAAATACCAACAAAACAAGCTTAAAGAGCAAAAAGTTATAGCAGGAACAGCAAGTGCGAAGTTCGATGCTTTAAAAAATCAACTAGACCCACATTTTCTTTTCAATAGTTTAAATGTACTAACCAGTTTAATTGAAGAAAATCCTAAAAACGCACAAAAATTTACTGCGGGACTATCTAAAGTTTACCGCTATGTTTTAGAGCAAAAAAATAAAGAATTGGTAACGGTAAACGAGGAGTTGCAGTTTGCTAAAACATACATGTCTTTATTAAAAATGCGCTTCGAAGATAGCATCGTATTCCATATGCCAGAACAGGCTACAAACCCCGAAAGTAAAGTGGTGCCTTTATCATTACAGTTGTTATTAGAAAACGCTGTAAAACACAATATGGTTACGCCAAATAAACCTTTGCATATAACCATTTTTGAAGACGGTAACAATTTGGTGGTCGAAAATAATTTTCAGCCCAAACAAATTGTAAAAAAAAGTAGTGGGGTAGGTTTAAATAACATTAACCAACGCTACAATTTACTAACCCATAGAAAAATTAATATTACTAAAGAAGCAAACCGTTTTGCTGTAGCAATACCAATGCTTACCAAACAAATATCCATTATGAGAACACATACATCACAATCACAATTAGACGACAGTTATGTACGAGCACGCAAACATGTCGAGGAACTTAAAGGGTTTTATTACAGTCTAGCCTCTTATTTCGTAGTTATTCCTTTTTTAATTTTTGTAAACTATAAAAGCTATTGGGGTTTCCAATGGTTTTGGTTTCCTATGTTTGGCTGGGGTATAGGTTTAGTCATTCAAGCTTTTCGTGTTTTTGTAGACGATGGCGCTTTTGGGCGCAACTGGGAAAAGCGAAAAATTGAACAATTTATGAAAGAGGAAAAAAACCAATGGAATTAA
- a CDS encoding 2TM domain-containing protein, protein METQNTSNFNRQKFEREEAYLRAEKRLKELKGFYWHGFWYIVVNIFIICMIVFNGGNFFSFGTFATPIFWGIGLAFHAMTVFGVDLLFGKAWQERKIKEYMDKERQNF, encoded by the coding sequence ATGGAAACACAAAATACATCAAATTTTAATAGGCAAAAATTCGAGAGAGAAGAAGCGTATTTAAGAGCCGAAAAGCGCTTAAAAGAACTTAAAGGTTTTTATTGGCATGGCTTCTGGTACATCGTTGTAAATATTTTTATCATTTGTATGATTGTTTTTAATGGTGGTAATTTCTTCAGTTTTGGCACTTTTGCAACCCCTATATTTTGGGGTATAGGTCTCGCATTTCATGCCATGACCGTGTTTGGAGTCGACCTGCTTTTTGGGAAAGCTTGGCAAGAGCGAAAAATTAAAGAGTACATGGATAAAGAACGACAAAACTTTTAA
- a CDS encoding 2TM domain-containing protein: MKPENKNETLLLEAQKKLKKLKIFYIHLLGYIVVVMLLSYNLYIMAGPYKPFFQWFDICILVAWTAFIAMHGWHVFKGKIFFKRDWESKKIREFMETENQSKRWE, translated from the coding sequence ATGAAACCAGAAAATAAAAATGAAACGTTATTATTAGAAGCCCAAAAAAAGCTAAAAAAATTAAAAATATTCTACATCCATTTATTGGGTTATATCGTAGTAGTTATGCTACTTAGTTATAATTTATATATCATGGCGGGACCTTATAAACCTTTTTTTCAATGGTTTGATATTTGTATTTTAGTAGCTTGGACAGCTTTTATAGCCATGCATGGATGGCACGTGTTTAAAGGTAAAATCTTCTTTAAAAGAGATTGGGAATCAAAAAAAATACGCGAATTCATGGAAACTGAAAACCAATCAAAACGATGGGAATAA
- a CDS encoding LytR/AlgR family response regulator transcription factor, which yields MNIIIIEDEKPSARRLQRLLQSLNLNAQVLLHSVEESVTWFQNNPHPDLIFLDIQLSDGLSFEIFEAVEIKSAIIFTTAYDEYALKAFKLNSIDYLLKPIDEDELLIAVEKFKNRSIQSQGVTLDFNDIKKLLVNPIDRAYKKRFSVKVGQHIKLIQVEDIECVYSENKGTYIHTNEGRNYLLDHTLDFLENELEPESFFRINRKFFVNINAIKDMVSYTNSRLQIKLNSYHDQEVIVARERVKDFKLWLER from the coding sequence ATGAACATTATTATCATAGAAGACGAAAAACCATCGGCACGACGGTTGCAACGCTTGCTGCAAAGTTTAAACCTAAACGCTCAGGTGCTTTTACATTCTGTAGAAGAATCCGTAACATGGTTTCAAAACAATCCGCATCCCGATTTAATATTTTTGGATATTCAATTGAGCGATGGATTATCGTTCGAGATTTTTGAGGCTGTCGAAATTAAATCGGCCATCATTTTTACCACGGCTTACGATGAATACGCACTTAAAGCCTTCAAATTAAATAGTATCGATTATTTGTTAAAACCCATCGATGAGGATGAACTACTCATAGCCGTAGAAAAATTTAAAAACCGAAGCATTCAGTCGCAAGGAGTAACTTTAGATTTTAATGACATCAAAAAACTGCTTGTAAATCCGATTGATCGAGCCTATAAAAAACGATTTTCGGTAAAAGTAGGTCAGCACATCAAACTCATTCAAGTTGAAGATATCGAATGTGTGTACAGCGAAAATAAAGGCACCTATATTCATACCAACGAGGGCCGAAATTATTTATTAGATCATACCTTAGATTTTCTAGAAAACGAACTAGAACCAGAAAGCTTCTTCCGTATCAATCGAAAATTCTTCGTAAACATTAACGCTATTAAAGATATGGTGAGTTATACCAACTCCCGACTACAAATAAAACTAAACAGTTATCATGATCAAGAGGTTATTGTGGCACGCGAGCGTGTCAAGGATTTTAAGTTGTGGTTGGAGAGGTAA
- a CDS encoding RNA polymerase sigma factor, which translates to MPNQIPNDDYLIHLLHKGDESALTLIYKKYWQIMYLAAYNIVKNKEVSEDIVQDVFVNLWNKKDKVLVKTSLKSYLYTSTIYKVYDFFRKNKKMIHVELLDDFSQKAQVLTPENQLIHKELIQQFEDVIKVLPKKCKEVFKLSREQGLSNKDIAKQLNVS; encoded by the coding sequence TTGCCTAATCAAATACCTAATGACGATTATTTAATTCATTTACTTCACAAAGGTGATGAGTCTGCCTTGACTTTAATTTATAAGAAGTATTGGCAAATTATGTATTTGGCGGCTTATAATATCGTAAAAAATAAAGAGGTTTCTGAAGATATTGTTCAGGATGTATTCGTGAATCTTTGGAATAAAAAAGATAAAGTTTTAGTTAAAACCTCGCTTAAAAGTTATTTGTATACCAGTACCATTTATAAAGTGTATGATTTTTTTAGAAAAAATAAAAAAATGATACATGTCGAACTTCTAGACGATTTTTCTCAAAAAGCACAAGTGCTAACTCCAGAAAATCAACTTATTCATAAAGAACTTATCCAGCAATTTGAGGACGTAATAAAAGTGCTGCCCAAAAAATGTAAAGAAGTATTTAAACTCAGTCGAGAGCAAGGTCTTAGTAATAAAGACATTGCTAAACAGCTTAATGTTTCGTAA
- a CDS encoding FecR family protein encodes MVLADGTQGWLNSDSQIKYPVRFKSGETRLLELVYGEAYFEVSPSTNHNGDSNKVQQINVVGTAFNVKAYQEEAIVTTTLVEGKVHVNYQEE; translated from the coding sequence TTGGTTCTAGCTGATGGGACGCAAGGTTGGTTAAATTCCGATTCTCAAATAAAATATCCGGTTCGGTTTAAGTCTGGCGAAACAAGACTTTTAGAGCTAGTCTATGGAGAGGCTTATTTTGAGGTGTCACCTAGCACAAATCACAACGGCGACTCTAATAAAGTTCAACAAATTAACGTAGTAGGAACTGCTTTTAATGTAAAGGCCTATCAAGAAGAAGCGATTGTAACCACAACTTTGGTTGAAGGAAAAGTTCATGTGAATTACCAAGAAGAATAA
- a CDS encoding FecR domain-containing protein: protein MTVQTVDVFHEISWKNGVFSFTKKSLEEIMQVLSRWYDFEVEFKNKKVANEPFVGTLGKQEKIEDILQNLKDLEIIKNYQFYEKRIVIELLLSDKKQN from the coding sequence ATGACTGTGCAAACGGTTGATGTGTTTCATGAAATTTCATGGAAAAACGGCGTATTTAGCTTTACCAAAAAATCTTTAGAAGAAATTATGCAAGTGCTTTCTAGATGGTATGATTTTGAAGTTGAGTTTAAAAACAAAAAAGTTGCTAATGAACCGTTTGTTGGAACTTTAGGGAAACAGGAGAAAATTGAAGATATATTACAGAATTTAAAAGATTTAGAAATCATTAAAAATTACCAATTTTATGAGAAAAGAATAGTAATTGAATTATTGTTGTCCGATAAAAAACAGAATTAG
- a CDS encoding transposase produces the protein MEDVYFVTRQKDNARYTSLEEFDISNKVDDAVLKDEKIGLTDKNGNAFSLRRIAFWHEKHQKVYEFITNNYDLDADKIADIYKNRWQIETMFKRLKQNFPLKYFLGDNQNAIEIQIWVSLIIQLIMLVIQRKAQRNWAYSNMMSVIRYHLMTYIDLFKFLKNPEANWEEITTKNIGQLSLFDP, from the coding sequence CTGGAAGATGTTTACTTTGTGACTCGGCAAAAGGACAATGCTCGCTATACAAGCCTTGAAGAGTTTGATATCTCCAATAAAGTGGACGATGCTGTCTTAAAGGACGAAAAAATAGGGCTTACGGACAAAAACGGCAATGCTTTTTCCCTGAGGAGAATCGCTTTTTGGCACGAAAAGCACCAAAAAGTTTATGAGTTCATCACTAATAATTATGATCTTGATGCAGACAAAATAGCCGACATCTATAAAAATAGGTGGCAGATTGAGACGATGTTCAAGCGGCTTAAACAGAACTTTCCGCTAAAGTATTTTTTGGGAGACAATCAAAATGCCATCGAAATACAAATCTGGGTCAGTTTGATAATCCAGCTCATTATGCTTGTGATCCAAAGAAAAGCCCAAAGAAACTGGGCTTATTCCAATATGATGTCCGTCATACGATACCATTTGATGACATATATCGATTTGTTCAAATTCCTGAAAAACCCAGAAGCTAATTGGGAAGAGATTACAACCAAAAACATTGGGCAATTAAGCCTTTTTGACCCATAA
- a CDS encoding IS3 family transposase (programmed frameshift) codes for MEKKYDNEFKSMILDLSKSGIPTKQLSEEYGVHTSVINRWKQEYDLKGGDFSKNEPKSKEHQELIALKKELRDVKMERDNLKKGGEHLFQERQIRYNFILSNKNTYPVEKMCKCMKVSKNAYYHWLKTKDTLKVNSSKSFLKDRIEAIFDNSKQIYGSYRIQKQLEREKLFYSRSYVGLLMKEMGLRSVLNKKFVVTTDSNHSLKTAKNELDRDFTSFSLGYKLVSDITYIRVNQQWNYLTTIMDLADRKIIGWSLSEDMTTENTVLKAWVDARRNRVINQQCIFHSDRGVQYASNRITNMFFFNQKVIQSMSRKGNCWDNAVAESFFKTIKYEWINRFKYTSYNQLYKSIDQYLNWYNTQRLHSSLGYMTPLEKELQLKGFINKAA; via the exons ATGGAAAAAAAATATGACAACGAGTTTAAATCGATGATATTAGATTTATCCAAATCTGGTATACCAACAAAACAACTGAGTGAAGAATATGGAGTTCATACAAGTGTTATTAATAGATGGAAACAAGAGTATGATTTAAAAGGAGGAGATTTTTCTAAAAATGAACCTAAATCCAAAGAACATCAAGAACTTATAGCATTAAAAAAGGAATTAAGAGATGTTAAAATGGAACGTGACA ATCTTAAAAAAGGCGGTGAGCATCTTTTCCAAGAGCGACAGATAAGGTATAACTTCATTTTATCAAACAAAAATACTTATCCTGTCGAAAAGATGTGCAAATGCATGAAGGTTAGTAAAAATGCTTATTACCATTGGCTTAAAACCAAAGACACCTTAAAGGTTAATTCCTCTAAATCATTTTTAAAAGACAGAATCGAAGCTATATTTGACAATAGTAAACAGATTTATGGTAGCTATCGAATTCAAAAACAACTTGAACGAGAAAAGCTTTTTTATTCCCGTTCATATGTGGGGTTACTTATGAAAGAAATGGGACTAAGAAGTGTATTGAATAAGAAATTTGTGGTAACTACGGATTCAAATCATTCTCTAAAAACAGCTAAAAATGAATTAGACAGGGATTTTACCAGTTTTTCTTTAGGCTACAAATTAGTCTCTGACATTACGTATATAAGAGTTAATCAACAATGGAACTATTTAACCACGATAATGGATTTGGCTGATAGAAAAATAATAGGCTGGTCTTTAAGTGAAGATATGACTACTGAGAATACGGTTTTAAAGGCCTGGGTTGATGCTAGAAGAAACAGAGTGATAAACCAGCAGTGTATTTTTCATTCCGACAGGGGTGTGCAATATGCATCCAACAGAATCACAAATATGTTCTTTTTTAATCAAAAAGTGATACAAAGCATGAGTAGAAAGGGAAATTGCTGGGATAATGCTGTAGCTGAAAGTTTTTTTAAAACCATTAAATATGAGTGGATTAACAGATTTAAGTATACGTCTTATAATCAATTATACAAATCTATTGATCAATATTTAAACTGGTATAACACTCAAAGATTACATTCTAGTTTAGGATACATGACGCCTCTTGAAAAAGAATTACAATTAAAAGGATTTATTAACAAAGCTGCTTAG
- a CDS encoding DUF4372 domain-containing protein, with protein MNKSKNFSGQPIIKQVLNFILPKDVHRTAKKHNSDRYTKKFTTYEHLATMVFTVISGCSSLREVSSIMLACEGKINHLGLTDFPKRSTLSDANRRRSSEVFADIYHLLYKRYHRFLSDSRPLEPAVKNLKIVDSSTIPLFSDILKGVGRNPLNGKKKGGIKMHTMINAMEDVPCLIKFSSAATHDHTFLKDLELKKGSYVVFDKGYVDYELKCLPLL; from the coding sequence ATGAATAAAAGTAAAAACTTTAGCGGACAACCCATAATCAAACAGGTATTAAATTTCATTTTGCCCAAAGATGTTCATCGGACAGCCAAAAAGCACAACAGCGATCGCTATACCAAAAAGTTTACCACCTATGAGCATTTGGCCACTATGGTATTTACCGTGATCAGTGGCTGTAGCTCACTTCGTGAGGTTTCCAGTATTATGCTTGCCTGCGAGGGAAAGATCAACCATCTAGGACTCACGGACTTTCCAAAACGCAGTACCTTGTCAGATGCTAACAGGAGAAGAAGCTCTGAAGTATTTGCCGATATTTATCATTTACTCTACAAACGTTACCATCGCTTTTTATCGGACAGCAGACCCTTAGAACCTGCAGTAAAGAACCTTAAAATCGTTGATTCCTCGACCATCCCCCTATTTAGTGACATTCTTAAAGGTGTAGGAAGGAACCCGCTCAACGGCAAAAAGAAAGGAGGTATCAAGATGCATACTATGATAAACGCCATGGAAGACGTTCCTTGTCTGATTAAGTTTTCAAGCGCGGCCACGCACGACCACACCTTTTTAAAAGACCTGGAACTCAAGAAGGGCTCTTATGTGGTTTTTGACAAAGGGTATGTGGATTATGAGCTGAAGTGTCTACCTTTGTTGTGA
- the lpxD gene encoding UDP-3-O-(3-hydroxymyristoyl)glucosamine N-acyltransferase, which produces MASYTIKEINTILKGELIGNTDNLIEGPEQLKNAKNHHITFIGSTKYAKLWESSEASAAVINDNLNIEPGDNRALIKVPNADLAMAKILEMFSPPSPEFEVEIHPTAVIHETVVIGGGCKIGANCYIGPNVVLGDGVTLYPNVCIFDDTVIGDATTVWSGTVIRERCIIGSHCIFHTNVSIGADGFGYRPSDDGRGLTKIPQIGNVIIGHYVEIGANSCVDRAKFSATIIGDGCKIDNLVQIAHNSVMGRSCIMAGHSGLAGSVTLGDGVIIGGSASIKDHTTIESGATVGAGSGVMGDIKAGQTVLGYPAQDSREMLKQWVALKRLTKK; this is translated from the coding sequence ATGGCTTCATATACTATTAAAGAAATTAATACTATTTTAAAAGGCGAGTTAATAGGTAATACGGACAACTTAATTGAAGGTCCAGAACAACTAAAAAACGCCAAAAATCATCATATTACATTTATTGGTAGTACAAAATACGCTAAACTATGGGAATCCTCAGAAGCGAGTGCAGCCGTTATTAATGACAATTTAAACATTGAACCTGGCGATAATCGTGCTTTAATTAAAGTTCCCAATGCCGATTTGGCCATGGCAAAAATATTAGAAATGTTTAGTCCGCCAAGTCCAGAATTTGAAGTTGAAATACACCCAACAGCGGTAATACATGAAACCGTTGTTATTGGAGGCGGCTGTAAAATTGGCGCTAACTGTTATATAGGTCCTAATGTGGTTCTAGGTGATGGCGTAACGCTTTACCCTAACGTTTGTATTTTCGACGACACCGTAATTGGTGATGCTACAACTGTTTGGTCTGGAACGGTTATTAGAGAACGTTGTATTATAGGAAGCCATTGTATTTTCCATACTAACGTGAGTATTGGAGCCGACGGATTTGGTTACCGACCAAGTGACGACGGACGCGGATTAACAAAAATCCCACAAATCGGAAACGTTATTATTGGTCATTATGTAGAAATTGGAGCCAATTCTTGCGTAGATCGAGCCAAATTTAGCGCCACTATTATTGGTGATGGCTGTAAAATAGACAACTTGGTGCAAATTGCTCATAACAGCGTTATGGGACGTTCTTGCATTATGGCTGGGCATAGTGGTCTTGCAGGTTCTGTTACCTTAGGAGATGGTGTTATTATAGGCGGCAGTGCTTCCATTAAGGATCACACCACTATAGAATCGGGAGCAACTGTTGGGGCAGGCTCGGGAGTTATGGGTGATATAAAAGCGGGTCAAACCGTATTGGGTTATCCTGCACAAGATTCTAGAGAAATGCTAAAGCAGTGGGTTGCTTTGAAAAGACTCACTAAAAAATAG
- a CDS encoding LETM1-related biofilm-associated protein encodes MNPSAAGWINKLLKELYKFNLFLKYDKEAFYMTLRSCGFIYGNNLDVVAQSLPKSDLTEEEVCKTNLVLALLYAHENSNSELPFTESVIYFYTNINEIKTSLFQDILGGKKSSEQLERIIHKRIHINDNILTKNFNYFIINALLYVDVLAYTEYLKNNSISIDYLKDIEASIVAITLGVLNSKEIKNQYDASLIKLFEASLRYHDNTHIDYNKALKHLQTPREKQYLLDLACMATWADEMIDTNEHLFLEKLGLDMGLRLSVIHQSIKSVNQFYTKNKAHIALLSSSNIVQTFYNNSSKMVIKLITRNSKRLYHEIRESKELMVLITQSTVRDLTKEEQKKVQEQLLDIFKSIPSLAIFLLPGGAILLPLVIKFIPNLLPSAFDENRIEE; translated from the coding sequence ATGAACCCATCGGCAGCAGGCTGGATTAACAAGCTACTCAAAGAACTTTATAAATTCAACCTCTTTTTAAAATATGATAAAGAGGCCTTTTACATGACTTTAAGGTCTTGCGGATTTATTTATGGTAATAATTTAGATGTTGTGGCACAAAGTCTTCCCAAAAGTGACTTAACTGAAGAAGAAGTTTGTAAAACCAACTTAGTTTTAGCCTTGTTATATGCGCATGAAAATTCGAATAGCGAGCTCCCATTTACAGAAAGCGTTATTTATTTTTATACCAACATTAATGAAATAAAAACATCCTTATTTCAAGATATTTTAGGTGGCAAAAAGTCTAGCGAACAGTTGGAACGTATTATCCATAAACGCATTCATATTAACGACAATATCCTCACTAAAAACTTCAACTATTTTATAATAAATGCCTTATTATATGTGGATGTTTTGGCCTATACCGAATATTTAAAAAACAACAGCATTTCTATTGATTACTTAAAAGATATTGAAGCTTCTATTGTCGCGATAACTTTGGGTGTTTTAAATTCAAAAGAAATAAAAAATCAATATGATGCAAGTTTAATCAAGCTATTTGAAGCTTCTCTCAGGTACCATGACAACACGCATATAGACTATAATAAAGCCTTAAAGCACCTTCAAACACCTCGAGAAAAACAATACCTATTAGACTTAGCCTGCATGGCTACTTGGGCAGATGAAATGATTGATACCAACGAACATTTGTTTTTAGAAAAATTAGGTTTAGATATGGGATTGCGTTTGTCTGTAATTCATCAATCTATAAAATCTGTAAATCAATTTTACACAAAAAACAAAGCTCACATTGCCCTTTTAAGCTCCTCTAACATTGTACAAACCTTTTACAATAATTCGAGTAAAATGGTTATCAAGCTCATTACCAGAAACAGCAAGCGTTTATACCATGAAATTCGGGAAAGCAAGGAACTCATGGTACTCATTACGCAGTCTACGGTTAGAGATTTAACTAAGGAGGAGCAAAAAAAAGTTCAGGAACAGCTTTTAGATATTTTCAAATCCATACCAAGTTTAGCTATTTTTTTATTGCCTGGAGGCGCTATATTACTTCCCTTAGTGATTAAATTCATACCTAATTTATTGCCTTCTGCTTTTGATGAAAATAGGATTGAAGAGTAA
- a CDS encoding DUF1801 domain-containing protein, whose protein sequence is MSNNQNFFLKQNEPNKACLLVMRDFLLNFDKDITETTKYGMPCFCYKGKMFCYIWTDKKTAEPYYLLVEGKRLNHPDLETGSRTRMKILRINPNEDLPINTINNIMTMALDLYKSGTIKMK, encoded by the coding sequence ATGAGCAATAATCAAAACTTTTTTCTGAAACAAAATGAACCAAACAAAGCTTGTTTATTGGTTATGCGTGATTTCTTATTAAACTTTGATAAGGACATCACAGAAACCACAAAATACGGCATGCCTTGCTTTTGCTATAAAGGCAAAATGTTTTGTTATATTTGGACCGACAAAAAAACTGCCGAGCCATACTATTTATTAGTAGAAGGCAAACGCCTTAATCACCCCGATTTAGAAACTGGAAGTCGCACCCGAATGAAAATATTACGCATCAATCCAAATGAGGACCTACCCATAAATACCATTAATAATATCATGACCATGGCTTTAGATTTATACAAAAGTGGTACGATAAAAATGAAGTAA